A genome region from Tolypothrix sp. PCC 7712 includes the following:
- a CDS encoding DNA double-strand break repair nuclease NurA, with translation MLDLTKLARQMQGLSQHLTVEAAASRQRLELAQKHLQQAYAFQKDLIDRQEKWRDRILFANATPMEPLETCIDIPVPPKIHTVIATDGSQIAPNHHEIAYCYLLNIGRVVLHYGQNRHPILDSLPEVFYRPEDLYMSRQWGIRTEEWMGYRRTASEATVLAELACAVKGEAPSLAMVDGSLIYWFLEQLPIDARDRILPPIIEAWQRLRDAQIPLMGYLSASRNVEGMNFLRLLACPHPVPDCISYCPNQLEKIPCKIFEPLRDTSLWSTQLKPGQRGPLWRSNAKILDLYDDQKIYFCYIHVGTEIARIEVPAWVAENTAIFDQTLGLMLAQVQKGYGYPVAIAEAHNQAVVRGGDKARFFALLEKQMIKAGLKNVGTSYKEARKRGSIA, from the coding sequence ATGCTTGATCTGACAAAACTAGCGCGACAAATGCAAGGTTTAAGTCAGCATCTTACCGTAGAAGCTGCTGCCAGTCGCCAGCGTTTAGAATTAGCGCAAAAACATCTGCAACAAGCTTACGCATTTCAAAAAGATTTAATTGATCGACAGGAAAAATGGCGCGATCGCATTCTCTTTGCTAATGCTACTCCTATGGAGCCATTAGAAACCTGTATTGATATTCCAGTTCCCCCAAAAATTCATACTGTAATTGCTACGGATGGTTCGCAAATTGCGCCTAACCATCACGAAATTGCTTATTGTTATTTGCTCAATATTGGCAGAGTCGTTTTACACTACGGACAAAATCGCCATCCTATATTAGATAGCTTGCCAGAGGTATTTTACCGTCCAGAAGATTTATATATGTCTCGGCAGTGGGGAATTAGAACTGAGGAATGGATGGGTTATCGCCGCACTGCTAGTGAAGCCACAGTATTAGCAGAATTGGCTTGTGCTGTGAAGGGAGAAGCACCATCTCTCGCAATGGTAGATGGTTCTTTAATTTATTGGTTTTTAGAACAGTTACCTATTGATGCGCGCGATCGCATTTTACCGCCGATTATCGAAGCTTGGCAAAGACTGCGCGATGCTCAAATTCCACTGATGGGCTATCTTAGCGCCTCACGCAATGTTGAGGGTATGAACTTTCTGCGCCTGTTAGCTTGTCCCCACCCCGTACCAGATTGTATAAGTTATTGCCCTAACCAGTTAGAAAAGATACCTTGTAAAATCTTTGAACCTTTACGAGATACATCCCTTTGGTCAACTCAACTAAAACCAGGACAGCGCGGCCCTTTATGGCGCAGTAATGCCAAAATTCTAGATTTATATGACGACCAAAAAATTTACTTTTGCTACATCCATGTAGGCACCGAAATTGCCCGGATAGAAGTTCCAGCATGGGTAGCAGAAAATACAGCTATATTTGACCAAACTTTAGGATTGATGCTAGCACAGGTACAAAAAGGCTATGGTTACCCAGTTGCGATCGCAGAAGCACATAATCAGGCTGTAGTCCGCGGCGGTGACAAAGCACGTTTTTTTGCCCTCTTGGAAAAACAAATGATAAAAGCCGGCTTGAAAAATGTCGGTACTTCCTACAAAGAAGCTCGCAAGCGTGGAAGTATCGCCTAA
- a CDS encoding clan AA aspartic protease: MIYGKVIDGKAIIPVVFRLPLQPEFSLDFVIDTGFNDHLTLPPQAVNAMNLPLYSSTSARLADGSEALLSIHFATILWDGIEKLVPVLAAGYKPLLGTSLMAGYHLEVNFQENGLVSLEKM, translated from the coding sequence ATGATTTATGGAAAAGTAATTGATGGTAAAGCAATCATTCCAGTAGTTTTTCGCTTACCTTTGCAGCCAGAATTTTCTTTAGATTTTGTGATTGATACCGGATTTAATGACCATCTGACTTTACCACCACAGGCAGTCAATGCAATGAATCTTCCCCTATATTCAAGTACATCTGCAAGGTTAGCTGATGGTAGTGAAGCTTTATTATCTATACATTTTGCAACAATTTTATGGGATGGTATAGAAAAATTAGTACCAGTTCTAGCTGCTGGTTATAAACCTTTGCTAGGAACTTCTCTGATGGCAGGATATCATTTAGAAGTAAATTTTCAAGAGAATGGTTTAGTGTCATTAGAAAAAATGTAA
- the ftsH gene encoding ATP-dependent zinc metalloprotease FtsH: MTNLGKKALNKQRTAKRVPWTGAVAASLILLPGILGGNPALAQKAERNSLTYGELIKKTERGEVAKVELDETEQIAKVYLVGQKSDSPIQVKLLEQNPELINKLKEKNVDFAEVSSANSRAAVGLLINLMWILPLVALMLLFLRRSTNASSQAMNFGKSRARFQMEAKTGVKFEDVAGVEEAKEELQEVVTFLKQPERFTAVGARIPKGVLLIGPPGTGKTLLAKAIAGEAGVPFFSISGSEFVEMFVGVGASRVRDLFKKAKENAPCLIFIDEIDAVGRQRGAGIGGGNDEREQTLNQLLTEMDGFEGNTGIIIIAATNRPDVLDAALLRPGRFDRQVMVDAPDLKGRLEILKVHARNKKIDSSVSLDAIARRTPGFTGADLANLLNEAAILTARRRKEAVTILEIDDAVDRVVAGMEGTALVDSKSKRLIAYHEVGHALVGTLIKDHDPVQKVTLIPRGQALGLTWFTPNEEQGLISRAQIIGKITSILGGRAAEEIVFGKPEVTTGAGDDLQKVTNLARQMVTRFGMSSLGPLSLENQGGEVFLGRDWMNKSEYSEEIASKIDAQVRDIISQSYQTAKTILTENRIALERLVDLLSDQETIEGELFRQIVAEYNQVTDEKIAVSH; encoded by the coding sequence ATGACAAATTTAGGGAAAAAGGCATTGAACAAACAGCGAACGGCAAAGCGTGTTCCTTGGACTGGTGCAGTAGCAGCCAGCTTAATATTATTGCCAGGCATTTTAGGTGGAAACCCTGCCTTGGCGCAAAAAGCCGAGCGTAACTCTTTGACTTATGGGGAGTTGATTAAAAAAACCGAAAGGGGAGAAGTTGCAAAAGTCGAGCTGGATGAAACTGAACAGATAGCCAAGGTTTATTTAGTTGGGCAAAAATCAGATTCACCCATCCAGGTAAAACTGTTAGAGCAAAACCCAGAGTTAATTAATAAACTCAAAGAGAAAAATGTGGATTTTGCGGAAGTTTCCTCTGCTAACAGTAGAGCGGCTGTTGGGTTATTGATTAACCTGATGTGGATTTTGCCACTTGTAGCTTTAATGCTATTGTTCCTCAGACGCTCAACTAATGCTTCTAGTCAAGCGATGAACTTTGGCAAATCGCGCGCGCGCTTCCAAATGGAGGCGAAGACAGGCGTAAAATTTGAAGATGTTGCCGGCGTAGAAGAAGCCAAAGAAGAATTGCAAGAGGTTGTCACTTTCCTAAAACAGCCAGAAAGATTTACAGCTGTAGGCGCAAGGATTCCTAAAGGTGTACTGTTAATTGGCCCTCCTGGTACTGGTAAAACTTTATTAGCAAAAGCGATCGCAGGGGAAGCTGGTGTCCCATTCTTTAGCATTTCCGGCTCGGAATTTGTGGAAATGTTTGTAGGTGTAGGTGCATCTCGCGTCCGTGACTTATTTAAGAAAGCTAAAGAAAATGCTCCTTGTCTCATCTTTATTGATGAAATTGACGCTGTAGGTAGACAAAGAGGTGCAGGAATTGGTGGTGGTAATGATGAAAGGGAGCAAACCCTCAATCAACTGCTCACCGAAATGGATGGTTTTGAAGGTAACACAGGCATCATTATTATTGCTGCTACCAACCGTCCCGATGTCCTTGATGCAGCGTTACTCCGTCCCGGACGCTTCGACCGTCAAGTAATGGTTGATGCACCGGATCTGAAAGGGCGCTTGGAAATTTTAAAAGTTCATGCCCGCAATAAAAAAATTGATTCTAGTGTATCCCTAGATGCGATCGCCCGCCGCACACCCGGATTTACAGGCGCAGATTTAGCTAACTTACTCAACGAAGCTGCAATTCTCACCGCCAGACGTAGAAAAGAAGCTGTTACCATCCTGGAAATTGATGATGCTGTAGACCGAGTAGTTGCAGGAATGGAAGGCACAGCTTTGGTTGATAGCAAGAGCAAACGCCTCATAGCCTACCACGAAGTTGGACACGCTTTAGTCGGCACCTTAATTAAAGACCACGACCCAGTACAGAAAGTCACTCTCATCCCCCGAGGACAAGCATTAGGGTTGACTTGGTTTACTCCTAACGAAGAACAAGGTTTAATTTCTCGCGCCCAAATTATTGGCAAAATTACTTCAATTTTAGGTGGCCGCGCTGCCGAAGAAATTGTTTTTGGTAAGCCAGAAGTTACCACAGGTGCAGGTGATGACTTGCAAAAAGTAACAAACTTAGCACGCCAAATGGTAACAAGATTTGGGATGTCGAGCTTAGGCCCATTGTCCCTAGAAAATCAAGGAGGAGAAGTCTTTTTAGGGCGCGATTGGATGAATAAATCAGAGTATTCTGAAGAAATAGCTTCCAAAATAGATGCTCAAGTCCGAGACATTATTAGCCAAAGCTATCAAACAGCAAAAACAATTCTGACAGAAAACCGCATAGCCTTAGAACGTCTTGTTGATTTGTTATCAGATCAAGAAACAATTGAAGGTGAATTATTCCGCCAAATTGTTGCTGAATATAATCAGGTAACTGATGAAAAAATAGCTGTATCTCATTAA
- a CDS encoding NADPH-dependent FMN reductase: MVKIVGIGGSLRPNSYTQIALQVAAQRVEALGAEVEILDLRQMQLPFCNGGKDYSDYPDVQRLRDTVTNTDGLILATPEYHGGVSGVLKNTLDLLSFDELSGKVAGVVSVLGGQSNSNALNELRLILRWVHGWVIPEQIAIGQAWGAFNAEGKLLDEKLSQRFDQFAQSLVDNTRKLRGVQ; the protein is encoded by the coding sequence ATGGTAAAAATTGTTGGTATTGGTGGCAGTTTAAGACCTAACTCTTATACCCAAATTGCTTTACAAGTTGCAGCGCAAAGGGTAGAAGCATTAGGTGCAGAAGTAGAAATTCTTGATTTGCGGCAGATGCAGCTACCATTTTGCAATGGTGGTAAAGACTATTCCGATTATCCAGATGTTCAACGTTTGCGAGACACGGTAACTAATACTGATGGGTTAATTTTGGCTACACCTGAGTATCATGGTGGCGTTAGCGGTGTACTGAAAAATACTCTAGATTTGCTCAGTTTTGATGAACTGTCTGGTAAAGTAGCAGGGGTAGTTAGCGTATTAGGTGGACAATCCAATAGTAATGCCCTCAATGAACTACGATTAATTTTGCGCTGGGTACATGGTTGGGTAATTCCAGAACAAATTGCGATTGGACAAGCTTGGGGCGCGTTCAATGCTGAAGGTAAGCTGTTAGATGAAAAACTCTCCCAACGCTTCGATCAATTTGCTCAAAGTTTAGTGGATAATACTCGCAAATTGCGGGGAGTACAGTAA
- a CDS encoding glutamate--cysteine ligase, protein MFFFGIEHEVAFLNQAGKFADFAETKYAEFNQIVERLPTYPNDYSQLRVGDAGIKKKRWYIEGFERFADSDKVIDCLPKGIEIRTTIHSHIQGAVDELTESFRLLREVAADYGFSPVLASFNPYKTIFEPNPPLNDYEIQQLQSYPDEHTANIYMVTYGPDLNISIADLSVEKLIDVGRKLTYYSPYIVPFSYSAPFYNGNLWDGLSVRTFVRTGKRPATLVFVEKAEQLITSVPSLTKVARIPAEVGRIEFKAFDSCDDFSLYAALLALLKGLVLDETLTGRATIPDAELHQVSAKQGFSNAEIFDNANKILKVAAAALKNDPDIDFLTPLKNILESGETKAQALIKQYQHLNSIEAVLKQTYLK, encoded by the coding sequence ATGTTTTTTTTCGGGATTGAACATGAAGTTGCTTTTCTGAACCAAGCAGGAAAGTTTGCTGATTTTGCAGAGACAAAATATGCAGAATTCAATCAAATTGTGGAAAGGTTACCCACCTATCCTAATGATTATTCTCAGCTACGCGTTGGTGATGCTGGTATTAAAAAAAAGAGATGGTATATTGAGGGATTTGAAAGATTCGCTGACTCTGATAAAGTCATCGATTGCTTACCTAAAGGTATTGAAATTAGAACAACTATACATTCTCATATTCAAGGTGCTGTTGATGAATTGACAGAAAGTTTTCGCTTATTGCGTGAAGTAGCAGCAGATTATGGCTTTTCACCTGTTTTAGCTAGCTTTAATCCTTACAAGACAATTTTTGAACCTAACCCACCATTAAATGATTATGAAATTCAGCAGCTACAGTCTTATCCTGACGAGCATACTGCTAATATCTACATGGTTACTTACGGGCCAGATTTAAATATTTCTATAGCAGACTTGTCTGTAGAAAAACTAATTGATGTTGGCAGAAAATTAACTTATTACAGCCCTTATATAGTTCCTTTTAGCTATAGTGCGCCTTTTTATAATGGCAATTTATGGGATGGATTGTCGGTCAGAACATTTGTCAGAACTGGTAAAAGACCAGCTACACTAGTATTTGTAGAAAAAGCAGAACAATTAATTACCAGTGTTCCTTCATTAACAAAAGTAGCGCGTATACCTGCTGAAGTCGGTAGAATTGAATTTAAAGCTTTTGATAGTTGCGATGATTTTTCACTTTATGCGGCTCTATTAGCTTTGTTGAAAGGTTTAGTTTTAGATGAAACTTTGACAGGTAGAGCCACTATTCCAGATGCCGAATTACACCAAGTTTCGGCAAAACAGGGATTTAGTAATGCAGAGATTTTTGACAATGCCAATAAGATTTTAAAAGTAGCAGCAGCAGCTCTTAAAAACGACCCAGATATTGATTTCTTAACTCCACTAAAAAATATTTTAGAGAGTGGAGAAACAAAGGCTCAAGCACTTATAAAACAATATCAGCATTTGAATTCTATAGAAGCGGTTTTAAAACAAACTTACTTAAAATAA
- a CDS encoding Mo-dependent nitrogenase C-terminal domain-containing protein: protein MKSVVQSPYSSEQVAVWLRGLLTIAWADGNFDPHEQQLIASITEEELAPGIQFDSLEVITPEELAKTLGKGTAAAENFLRTAVMVAIADGTYSPSEDQVLQELCHALGQPKDLIEALRHTLEHIDDVDPVESFLQREASANPSLTIAPYAPPQDALTPLRDWMDGLDIEDPRVARFLCKMIPSQCPFERDVKLFGRKIVHIPPLCKINPLYEQMVGLRFRALSYLADECGEDVSPYI from the coding sequence ATGAAAAGTGTCGTTCAATCCCCCTACAGTAGTGAACAAGTTGCAGTCTGGCTGCGTGGATTGCTGACTATCGCTTGGGCTGATGGTAACTTTGACCCTCATGAACAGCAGTTAATTGCTAGTATCACAGAGGAAGAATTGGCCCCTGGGATTCAATTTGATTCGCTGGAAGTTATCACACCAGAGGAATTAGCCAAAACTTTGGGCAAAGGTACCGCAGCAGCAGAGAACTTTTTGCGGACTGCGGTGATGGTAGCGATCGCAGATGGTACATATTCTCCCAGCGAAGACCAAGTTCTGCAAGAGTTATGTCATGCCCTGGGACAGCCAAAGGATTTAATTGAAGCTCTGCGTCATACCCTAGAACATATAGATGATGTAGATCCTGTAGAGAGTTTCCTACAGCGCGAAGCATCTGCGAATCCCTCTTTAACAATTGCGCCCTATGCACCTCCTCAGGATGCACTCACTCCCCTGCGCGATTGGATGGATGGATTAGATATTGAAGATCCTAGAGTTGCTCGCTTCTTATGTAAAATGATTCCTTCACAATGCCCTTTTGAACGGGATGTGAAGCTGTTTGGTCGTAAAATTGTACATATTCCGCCACTATGTAAAATTAATCCTTTGTATGAACAAATGGTAGGATTGCGTTTTCGCGCCCTTTCCTATCTAGCAGATGAATGTGGTGAGGATGTCTCGCCCTATATCTAA
- the obgE gene encoding GTPase ObgE, whose translation MQFIDQAVIEVEAGKGGDGIVAFRREKYVPAGGPSGGNGGRGGSIIFVAVENLQTLLDFRYNHRFQAENGGRGGPNNCTGASGKDLIIEIPCGTAVYDATTGALLEDLIEPGQRFRVAEGGKGGLGNQHFLSNRNRAPEYALPGLPGEMKVLRLELKLLAEVGIIGLPNAGKSTLISSLSAARPKIADYPFTTLIPNLGVVRKPSGDGTVFADIPGLIEGASHGAGLGYDFLRHIERTRVLLHLIDATSEDVLGDFKTIQQELKAYGRGLAERPQILALNKIDAVDRETVDLEALATELNHLSYAPVFVISAVTRTGLEPMLQEVWGILDQMNAVEEAEVLG comes from the coding sequence ATGCAATTTATTGATCAAGCAGTTATCGAAGTAGAAGCTGGTAAAGGCGGCGATGGTATTGTCGCCTTCCGTCGAGAGAAGTATGTGCCTGCGGGTGGCCCTTCTGGTGGAAATGGTGGACGTGGTGGTTCAATAATTTTTGTAGCTGTCGAAAATCTGCAAACTTTGCTAGATTTTCGCTACAATCATCGATTTCAGGCAGAAAATGGGGGTCGTGGTGGCCCTAATAATTGCACAGGGGCTTCAGGAAAGGATTTAATTATTGAAATTCCTTGTGGTACAGCTGTTTATGATGCGACAACAGGTGCTTTATTAGAAGATTTAATCGAACCTGGACAAAGATTTCGTGTTGCGGAAGGTGGTAAAGGCGGATTAGGAAATCAGCATTTTTTGAGTAACCGCAATCGCGCCCCAGAATATGCACTTCCCGGTTTACCTGGAGAAATGAAGGTTCTACGTTTGGAATTGAAACTTCTGGCTGAGGTAGGAATTATTGGGTTACCAAATGCTGGTAAATCCACTTTAATTTCATCTTTATCGGCTGCACGTCCTAAGATTGCTGATTATCCTTTTACTACCCTAATTCCGAATTTAGGTGTAGTACGTAAACCCTCTGGTGATGGTACAGTTTTTGCCGATATTCCTGGATTAATTGAAGGGGCTTCTCATGGTGCAGGGTTGGGATATGACTTTTTGCGCCATATTGAACGTACAAGAGTTTTGCTGCATTTAATTGATGCTACCAGCGAAGATGTATTAGGTGATTTCAAAACAATTCAACAAGAATTAAAAGCCTACGGAAGAGGTTTAGCAGAACGTCCACAAATTTTGGCGCTGAATAAAATTGATGCGGTTGATCGAGAAACTGTAGACTTAGAGGCATTAGCTACAGAATTAAATCACCTCTCTTATGCTCCAGTTTTCGTAATTTCAGCTGTTACCCGCACTGGTTTGGAACCGATGTTACAGGAAGTTTGGGGAATTCTTGACCAAATGAATGCTGTCGAAGAAGCGGAAGTATTAGGTTAG
- a CDS encoding Uma2 family endonuclease — MTIAQTQKYYSPEEYLELEVNSEERHEYIDGQIIPMTGGTLNHNQIALNFSGALNFALKRQPYQAFVTDQRLWIPNKRIHTYPDVMIVKTPLEYQEGRRDTLINPIFVAEVLSKSTKSYDRDEKFAAYRTIPGFQEYVLIDQYRMHVEQYFKTENNKWIFSEYEDGDVILSLASVSFQITLADIYDKVDFNTEEE; from the coding sequence GTGACTATTGCACAGACACAAAAGTATTATTCACCGGAAGAGTATCTCGAATTAGAGGTTAATTCTGAGGAACGACATGAATATATTGATGGTCAAATTATCCCTATGACAGGCGGAACACTAAATCACAATCAAATTGCTTTAAACTTTAGCGGTGCGCTAAATTTTGCGCTCAAGCGTCAACCTTATCAAGCTTTTGTAACTGATCAGCGTTTGTGGATTCCTAATAAGAGAATTCATACTTACCCTGATGTAATGATAGTCAAAACACCTTTGGAATATCAAGAAGGAAGACGTGATACTCTGATTAATCCAATATTTGTTGCTGAGGTGTTATCAAAATCTACTAAAAGTTATGACAGGGATGAAAAGTTTGCTGCTTATCGGACTATTCCTGGTTTTCAAGAGTATGTTTTGATTGACCAATATAGAATGCACGTTGAGCAGTATTTTAAAACTGAAAACAATAAATGGATATTTTCTGAATATGAAGATGGAGATGTAATTTTATCTCTAGCGTCTGTTTCTTTTCAAATTACACTAGCTGATATTTACGATAAAGTTGATTTTAATACTGAGGAAGAGTGA
- a CDS encoding transporter substrate-binding domain-containing protein, whose product MINAIAPFAYFYRLYSKNKSKLFPKRHLWLVLVGGILALLVVLTGVHPGLAQNPEPTPTAKVAPKPEEASTNEFVVATRVIAPFVFAEKGELSGFSIDLWRSITTKLGINSKFVEYPNVQDLLSAVKDGKANAGIAAISITAERQQNFDFSLPMFAAGLQIMVRPPETNGGALSNILQLVFSASLLQVVGIALLLIVVAAHVIWLSERNHKEGMIDKSYFPGIFKACWWAAATLATQADEMPKGVVGRFIAIIWMFIGVLFVAYFTAAATTSLTVQQLQGDIRSVDDLPGKLVATTSGSTAAKYLKEHNISTLEVPKIEEAYNALQNKKADAVVFDAPVLLFYAAHEGQGKVEVVGSVFREENYGIVLPNNSTYRKQINSALLSLREDGTYQSLYDKWFDVKKS is encoded by the coding sequence ATGATAAATGCGATCGCACCGTTTGCTTATTTTTACAGACTTTACAGTAAGAACAAAAGCAAGCTTTTCCCAAAACGCCATCTGTGGCTAGTATTAGTTGGTGGAATATTAGCGCTGTTGGTGGTGCTAACGGGAGTTCACCCAGGACTAGCCCAAAACCCAGAACCAACACCAACAGCAAAAGTAGCGCCAAAACCAGAAGAAGCATCAACAAATGAATTTGTAGTCGCTACAAGGGTGATAGCACCCTTTGTATTTGCGGAGAAAGGTGAACTATCTGGTTTTAGTATTGATTTATGGCGCAGTATTACAACCAAATTAGGTATCAACTCAAAATTTGTGGAATATCCCAATGTCCAAGATTTGCTTTCTGCTGTTAAGGATGGCAAAGCAAATGCTGGAATTGCAGCTATTTCCATTACAGCTGAACGTCAGCAGAATTTTGATTTCTCTTTACCAATGTTTGCTGCTGGATTGCAGATCATGGTAAGACCACCGGAAACAAATGGTGGTGCTTTATCTAATATTTTGCAATTGGTTTTTTCTGCGTCACTTTTGCAAGTAGTTGGCATTGCACTGCTGCTGATTGTAGTAGCAGCTCATGTTATTTGGCTGTCCGAACGCAATCATAAAGAAGGCATGATTGATAAATCATACTTTCCTGGGATTTTTAAAGCTTGTTGGTGGGCTGCAGCCACATTAGCAACCCAAGCTGACGAAATGCCCAAGGGAGTAGTAGGACGTTTTATCGCCATTATTTGGATGTTTATCGGTGTGTTGTTTGTTGCCTACTTCACAGCCGCAGCTACTACATCGCTAACAGTACAGCAGCTTCAAGGAGATATTAGAAGTGTAGATGATTTACCCGGTAAGCTAGTAGCAACAACATCTGGAAGTACAGCCGCCAAATATCTCAAAGAACATAATATTTCTACCTTAGAAGTTCCGAAAATTGAGGAAGCTTACAATGCTCTGCAAAATAAAAAAGCGGATGCTGTCGTATTTGATGCTCCCGTACTCCTGTTCTATGCGGCTCATGAAGGTCAAGGTAAGGTAGAAGTTGTTGGTAGCGTCTTCCGTGAAGAAAACTACGGTATTGTCCTACCAAATAACAGTACTTACCGCAAACAAATTAATAGTGCATTGTTAAGTCTGAGAGAAGATGGCACTTATCAATCCCTTTATGATAAGTGGTTTGATGTTAAAAAATCTTAA
- the mazG gene encoding nucleoside triphosphate pyrophosphohydrolase, which translates to MNENLAALQELIDVVAKLRSPDGGCPWDLAQTPESLTPYVIEEAYEVVDAIKSGDQNAIAEELGDLLLQVVLQAQIASEAGQFSLKEIADGISQKLIRRHPHVFGDVTVASVDEVRQNWEEIKAAEKGEPSPEHQKLSTKLSRYGRSLPPLTAAMKISQKAAAVGFEWENIAGVWEKFHEELSEFQQALASETKEAQQAELGDLLFAIIQLARWHNLDPSDGLQGTNQRFIQRLQKMEAVVNRPLSDYSLQELESLWQQAKAQIAQEGS; encoded by the coding sequence ATGAACGAAAATCTAGCAGCATTACAAGAATTAATTGATGTGGTGGCAAAATTGCGATCGCCTGATGGTGGTTGTCCTTGGGATTTGGCACAAACGCCGGAAAGTTTGACACCTTATGTCATTGAGGAAGCTTATGAGGTGGTGGATGCAATTAAGAGTGGCGATCAAAATGCGATCGCAGAGGAATTAGGAGATTTACTCTTACAAGTAGTCTTACAAGCTCAAATTGCCAGTGAAGCTGGGCAATTCTCTCTTAAAGAAATTGCTGACGGTATTTCCCAAAAGTTGATTCGTCGTCATCCCCATGTATTTGGTGATGTGACAGTAGCGAGTGTCGATGAGGTGCGGCAAAACTGGGAAGAAATTAAAGCCGCAGAAAAAGGCGAACCATCCCCAGAACATCAAAAACTTAGTACTAAACTTAGCCGCTATGGGCGTAGCCTTCCCCCATTAACGGCGGCGATGAAAATTTCCCAAAAAGCTGCGGCTGTAGGGTTTGAATGGGAAAATATTGCAGGAGTATGGGAAAAATTTCATGAAGAGTTAAGCGAATTCCAACAGGCTTTAGCCTCAGAAACAAAAGAAGCACAACAAGCAGAATTAGGCGATTTACTGTTTGCAATTATTCAGCTAGCCCGTTGGCATAATCTCGATCCTAGTGATGGATTGCAAGGTACAAATCAGCGATTTATCCAAAGGTTACAAAAAATGGAGGCAGTTGTTAACCGCCCCCTTTCGGATTACAGCTTACAGGAGTTGGAAAGTTTGTGGCAACAAGCAAAAGCTCAAATTGCACAAGAAGGCTCATAA
- a CDS encoding metal-binding protein, producing the protein MPSGRTHDSITLYALPIVAGVTFWQTGSSNVTLFVSGGFLFGGLMFGPDLDIYSIQYQRWGFLRWIWLPYQKSLRHRSFLSHGPIIGTTLRVVYLCCLLAIATIVFVAIAEKLLNTASLWQNVGGTVERSLTSYGTEFLALFLGMELGAMSHTLSDWSNSTYKRVKRQGVRALLPSGKIKKRKPTRRRVGVKKQGSRGSRGVEDAGGQGNKRK; encoded by the coding sequence ATGCCCTCTGGTCGAACCCACGATAGCATTACGCTGTATGCTCTGCCGATTGTTGCGGGTGTGACTTTCTGGCAGACTGGCAGTAGCAATGTAACTTTATTCGTTTCCGGCGGGTTTCTGTTTGGTGGGCTGATGTTCGGCCCAGATTTGGATATTTACTCTATTCAATACCAACGCTGGGGCTTCTTGCGCTGGATTTGGCTACCTTATCAAAAAAGTTTACGCCATCGCTCTTTTTTATCCCACGGGCCGATTATTGGCACGACGCTACGAGTAGTTTATCTCTGCTGCTTGCTAGCGATCGCCACAATCGTTTTCGTAGCCATTGCCGAAAAGCTCTTGAATACCGCCTCTCTTTGGCAAAACGTCGGTGGAACAGTGGAGCGATCGCTCACAAGTTACGGTACTGAATTCCTCGCCCTATTCTTAGGCATGGAACTCGGTGCTATGAGCCATACTCTCAGCGATTGGAGCAATTCCACATACAAGCGAGTCAAAAGGCAAGGTGTTCGGGCGTTGCTTCCTAGTGGCAAAATTAAGAAACGTAAACCAACTCGTCGGCGAGTGGGTGTGAAAAAGCAGGGGAGCAGAGGAAGCAGAGGGGTAGAGGACGCAGGGGGACAAGGGAACAAGAGGAAATGA